The Raphanus sativus cultivar WK10039 chromosome 2, ASM80110v3, whole genome shotgun sequence genome includes a region encoding these proteins:
- the LOC108833568 gene encoding protein SMALL AUXIN UP-REGULATED RNA 51, whose product MAMKKTSKLTQTAMIKQILKRCSSLGKRQSNVYSEDENGQPLDVPKGHFVVYVGENRVRYVVPISVLTRPEFQLLLQQAEEEFGFDHDMGLTIPCEEVVFRSLTSMLR is encoded by the coding sequence ATGGCGATGAAAAAAACAAGCAAGCTAACACAAACGGCGATGATCAAGCAAATCTTGAAGAGATGCTCGAGTTTGGGGAAGAGACAGAGTAATGTGTACAGCGAGGATGAAAACGGACAACCTCTTGACGTACCTAAAGGACATTTCGTCGTCTACGTTGGAGAGAATCGAGTCAGGTACGTTGTACCCATTTCGGTTTTGACCCGACCCGAATTTCAGCTTCTTCTCCAACAAGCAGAGGAAGAGTTTGGTTTCGACCACGACATGGGTCTCACTATCCCTTGTGAAGAAGTCGTTTTCCGATCTCTCACCTCTATGCTCCGATGA